The DNA region CGAGAAGCCGACGCGGGCGTGTGTGCCGTCGCAGAAGGGCTTCGCTCCGGAGTGCCCGCATCTGCAGAGCCACGCGTCCGTCCCGCGGAACACCGACGCGTCGTCTTCGCCGTGCATCTCGAACAGCCCCGTGACGTGGAGCGGCCCGTCGGGCGTCGGCACGACGGTGAGTGGGCCGCCGCGGTCCGTCGTGCCGGGTCCCACGTCGTCGGCGTGTTCGTCCCCGACGGTCCCCAACGCCTCGAACTCGATTTCGAGGTGGGAGTTGTCGCAGAGGGGTTTGTTCTCGGAGGCTCCGCACCGACACAGCGCCATCCGCGTGTCGGCGAGCAGTTCACCGCCGCCCGGCGTCTCGATGACGCCGTCGCCGCGGACGTAGTGGGGGCCGTCCGACGTGACGGTGACGGTGTTCTCGTCGGGGACGGCTTCCTCGGGGCCGTCGTCCGTTCGTTCGTAGTGGAGCGCGC from Haloprofundus halobius includes:
- a CDS encoding CDGSH iron-sulfur domain-containing protein, yielding MKEEIHNYTGEGIEVSYDVRRCIHARECVRGLPAVFDPDRRPWIDPNNADADDIAEVIERCPTGALHYERTDDGPEEAVPDENTVTVTSDGPHYVRGDGVIETPGGGELLADTRMALCRCGASENKPLCDNSHLEIEFEALGTVGDEHADDVGPGTTDRGGPLTVVPTPDGPLHVTGLFEMHGEDDASVFRGTDAWLCRCGHSGAKPFCDGTHARVGFSTEGE